A DNA window from Gasterosteus aculeatus chromosome 16, fGasAcu3.hap1.1, whole genome shotgun sequence contains the following coding sequences:
- the edar gene encoding tumor necrosis factor receptor superfamily member EDAR, whose product MSERRSQKKSIFLSSLLLCCMFASAEYSNCGEYEFFNQTSNSCQACPQCQPGQEPHMNCGYGVKDEDFACVTCPHGKYSKGKYEICRRHKDCDALYKATVRVAGTPDSDAECGPCLTGYYMLENRPRNLYGMVCHSCQNAPRNTKECMLTSRPKEKPVIDPGSTTVFPHLHKDSNGQGHLATALIIAMSTIFIMAIAIVLIIMFYILKAKPNSQACCSGQVVKAVEAQSNKQEEKKEIPDKVVIYSEKDEFDKLKAPPQKTVKSENDASSENEQLLSRSIDSDEEAASDKQGSADANNPGLCLVNLGNKPDLCLLSLGLLERDRSGNGGPAMSANNIHGANHISSVTAINNNNNNKTPGMLQSRRKKILDLYGRACNVTEGLSPTELPFDCLEKASRMLSSSYSSEAAVVKTWRHLAESFGLKRDEIGGMSDGLQLFERVSTAGYSIPDLLTRLVHIERLDAVESLCSDVLGSSETAAAAGRQGNSSFHSQLVCPSSCLSPSQRCASV is encoded by the exons ATGTCAGAGAGGAGAAGTCAGAAGAAGTCCATCTTTCTGTCCTCGTTGTTG TTGTGCTGTATGTTTGCCAGTGCAGAGTATTCCAACTGTGGAGAGTACGAGTTTTTCAATCAGACCAGCAACAGTTGCCAGGCCTGCCCTCAGTGCCAACCGGGACAAGAGCCGCAtatg aaCTGCGGCTACGGTGTGAAGGATGAGGACTTTGCCTGCGTTACGTGTCCACACGGGAAATATTCCAAAGGGAAGTACGAGATCTGCAGGAGGCATAAAGACTGCGACGCTCTCTACAAAGCAACGGTCCGCGTGGCGGGAACTCCGGACAGCGACGCCGAATGCGGACCTTGTTTAACAGG GTACTACATGCTGGAAAACAGACCCAGGAACCTCTACGGGATGGTTTGCCATTCCTGCCAGAACGCACCGCGCAACACCAAAGAAT gcaTGTTAACCAGTCGACCAAAAGAAAAACCTGTGATTGACCCTGGCAGCACAACTGTGTTCCCTCATCTACACAAAG ATTCCAACGGACAAGGTCACCTAGCTACGGCCCTCATTATCGCCATGTCAACCATCTTCATCATGGCCATCGCCATCGTACTCATCATCATGTTCTATATTCTAAAGGCGAAACCGAATAGTCAGG CCTGTTGTTCTGGACAAGTTGTGAAGGCAGTGGAAGCTCAGAGCAACaaacaggaagagaagaaggaaaTCCCTG ACAAAGTGGTGATCTACTCAGAGAAAGATGAGTTTGACAAACTAAAAGCTCCTCCTCAGAAGACGGTCAAAAG TGAAAACGACGCGTCATCAGAGAACGAGCAGCTGCTGAGCCGCAGCATCGACAGCGACGAGGAGGCGGCATCCGACAAGCAGGGATCGGCCGACGCCAACAATCCCGGCCTGTGCCTCGTCAACCTGGGAAACAAGCCCGACCTCTGCCTGCTCTCGCTGGGCCTCTTGGAGCGCGACAGGTCCGGCAATGGGGGGCCCGCCATGTCAGCCAATAACATCCACGGCGCCAACCACATCAGCAGCGTGACCgcaatcaacaacaacaacaacaacaaaaccccTGGG ATGCTTCAGAGCCGGAGGAAAAAAATCTTGGATCTGTACGGCAGAGCCTGCAATGTGACGGAGG GCCTGAGCCCCACAGAGCTTCCATTCGACTGCCTGGAGAAGGCCAGCCGCATGCTGAGCTCCTCCTACAGCAGCGAGGCGGCCGTGGTGAAGACGTGGAGGCATCTGGCCGAAAGCTTCGGGTTGAAGCGGGACGAGATCGGCGGCATGAGCGACGGCCTGCAGCTCTTCGAGAGGGTGAGCACGGCGGGTTACAGCATCCCCGACCTCCTGACCCGCCTGGTGCATATCGAGAGGCTCGACGCGGTGGAGTCGCTCTGCTCCGACGTGCTGGGCAGCAGCGAGACGGCGGCGGCCGCCGGTCGCCAGGGCAACAGCAGTTTTCACAGCCAGCTGGTGTGCCCGTCCTCGTGCCTGTCTCCGTCCCAGCGCTGCGCCAGCGTCTGA